The genomic DNA CTTGAACCTTTGGAACGCGGCGTTAAGGCGGTCTCCGTTCAGCGTGAATCCCAATTCGGCGATTTTCTTGCTGAACGCGTGACGACCGGAATGCTTACCCATGACCATGCTTGTTCCGGTCATCCCAATCGACTCGGCTGTCATAATCTCAAACGTCTCCCTTTTTTTCAGTATCCCGTCCTGATGAATGCCCGACTCGTGGGCAAATGCGTTTTCCCCTACGATTGCCTTGTTCGGCTGAACAGAAATGCCGGATATCGTGGAGAGGAGCTTGCTTGTCTTGTATATCTCCTCGGTCTTCACCTTTGTCGCATGACCGAAGAAATCCTTACGGGTCTTGATGGCCATGACAATCTCCTCAAGAGATGTGTTGCCTGCCCTCTCGCCAATGCCGTTTACCGCGCACTCTATCTGGCGCACTCCATGCTGTATCGCGGTAAGCGCGTTTGCGGTCGCAAGGCCAAGATCGTTGTGACAGTGAACGCTGAATATCGCCTTCTTATGATTGGAGACATTCGCCATTATACCGTCTATCAGTTCGGCAAACTCGTCCGGTATCGCGTACCCGACCGTGTCTGGAATATTGATAGTGGTCGCGCCGGCCTCGATCGCTTCGTAAAATATCTCGTGAAGGAACTTCGGGTCGGAACGCGAAGCGTCCATCGCCGAAAACTCCACATCCGGGGTGAAGCTTTTGGCAAGCCTTACCCCATCCCGTGTCATCTTGATCACCTCCGGCCTCGATTTCCTCATCTGGTGCTTGAGATGGATATCGGAAGTGCTGACAAAGGTATGTATCCGGTTTTTCCTCGCCGGTTTAAGCGCCTTCGAAGCGGTGATAATATCGTTCTCCAGCATTCTCGCAAGACCGCATATCACCGGCCCCTTCACCTTTTCGGCAATTTTTTGGACAGCCTGGAAATCGCCTTCACTGGCGATCGGAAAACCGGCCTCAATGACATCAACTTTAAGCTTCGCTAGCTGATGCGCCAGCTGAAGTTTTTCCTCCGTATTCATGGAAAAACCGGGAGCCTGCTCGCCGTCTCTTAATGTCGTGTCAAAAATCACAATGTTGGGCATAAAACCAATCCTCCTGAAGGATATTGTAAATCATTTTAAATCTAAACACTTAAGTGTAGCAAAAAAATGAAATATATTGAAAAGGTGTGAATAAACCATACCTTCAGCTAAACTTTTCCTGAAATATAGACTATAATCTATTACGTTTTACTGTAACTGAAAATTTAACGGTTATTAAATGAAAAACCGTGGAACTGTAATAGCCGAGTACTGTTTAATACAGATGGCAAAAACGGATACTAAAAATATTGGGGGAGATTTTGTAGCATGAAGGGGATTTTTCAATATTCTGCGCCAAGCATGCCGGAGATGAAAAAGCAGAGGCTGAACGCTCCCTTGACCAGAGACGACTTCGCCGATTCCCCCATTGCATGGATATTGAGCTAAAAAACCAGCCGATGAAAATATCCGTAATCCTTCCGATACACAACTCGCGCACTATGGTAGGGAGAGTTATTGAAGCTTATAGAGCGATCGACTACCCGGACATGGAACTTATTATCGTCGATGACGGTTCAACCGACGGCTCCAGCAATATCGCCTCGCGATACAATTTAAAGATAATACGACAGGAGCAAAGTGGGCTGGCGAAAGCAAGGAATACCGGCTGGAGAGCTGCAACCGGAGATTTCTGCTATTTCACGATTTCAGATTGTCTACCTCGATCCGACGTGCTCACAATACTTTCGAAATATTTCAAGGATGAAACTGTCGCCGCCGCCGGAGGAACTAGCGATATAGCGAATTCGCAATACCTCCTCCCAAGGCTCATACAATCTGAAAAAACATACCTGCACCGCCAACTTCCGGAAAGGGTCGACTTCCTTACTTCCAACAACATCGTCATAAGAAAAAAAGTGCTTGAGGAGGTCGGCGGATTCAACGAGGGGTATGAAACATCGGAATCGGCTGATACCGACCTCTCGTTCCGGATAAGAAAGGCGGGATTCGACATGGCATTCGACATAAGGGCCTCCACGCTCCAGTTCTTCGACAACTCGCTCTGGAACTACATGGTGCAGCAATACGAATATGGAAAATGGAAGGTAAAACTCTTTATTGACCACAATGACAGAATGACAGGCGAATATTACGCAAATATCCTGGAATTTTTTCGGCCACTGATAGCACTTATGCTAATCGTCGAAATACCGCTTATCTTTTTCGACCCTACCAAGAATTTCTACATGTACATACTGCTGTTTTACACGGCATTGCAGTTCCCCTCGCCAATAATGATGGCAATAAAGACCGGCAGGCTGGAAAACCTGTTGCTCGCTCCGGTAACCTTCCTTAGGGGAATAGCCAGGGGCCTTGGTATCGCAGCGGGGATACTGAAATTCGGAATATGAAGGCGAATCGGTACGACCCGCAAAAATTTCGACATAGCAAACCTCACAATCCTGGATCGATCCTGTCCCCCATTTAGAGGCAGGAAAATGTCCTGACATGACCATCGGTACTTCCACCCCCGCCTACTTCCTCTCCCCTGCGAAAATCAACCTCATCCTTAAAGTCACAGGGAAGAGAAAGGACGGGTATCACAACATCGCCACCCTTTTCCAGATGGTGGGACTCTACGACAAGCTCACCTTCGCGCCCGATACAGGGGGAAAGGTCACAGTCGCATGCAACGTCCCCGGGATGGAGGAGAAGGATAACATCGTATACAAGGCGGCAATGTCGCTATGGAAACCAGGTTGCAAAGGCGTTTCCATAAGGATAGAAAAGAACATACCGGTTTCCGCCGGTTTGGGAGGAGGGAGCTCAAACGCCGCCACCGCCCTGGCTGTTCTGAACAGATTTTGGGGACTTGGTCTTTCCGGAGCCAGACTGGCGACAAAGGCTAAAAACCTTGGCGCTGACGTCCCTTTCTTTCTATCGGCCCCACGCGCCTGGGCTACCGGCATAGGCGAGCGCCTCACACCCCTGCCGAACTGCGAAAAATTCCATATTCTCCTTGTAAACCCGGGAATCAGCGTTCCGACCGTGGAAATATACCGCCATCTCCCTCCCGAATTGACAACCAAACCGGGAATAATTAAAATACCCCGGAGGATTAGGGAATATATTTCGTACGAAGATACGGTTGATTTCCTTGAAAATGATTTAGAACGCACAGTCGAGCTACGGTACCCGCTTGTTACCTTGGTGAAAAAGGAACTAGGGAGGTACGCACAAAAGGGGGTGATGGTTTCAGGAAGTGGAGCAACTGTTTTTGCTCTGTTCAAATCTAAAAACGAAGCTGACGCCGCTATTAAGGGGATGAAACAAATAGGTTGGTGGTGTTCGCTCGTTGAACCGTTAGATAGCATGGGGCATCTTGAAAATGCATTTCGATGAGGGTTATTAATAATGAATATTACTGAAGTGGTTATAAGGCCGGTTGAAGATGAGCGACTCAAGGCATATGTGTCTTTAACATTCGAAGACGCGCTTGTAATCAAGGATATCAAGATAGTCGACGGGAAAAACGGGCTTTTTGTCTCGATGCCAAGCAGAAGAAAAAAGAATGGAAAGTATCAGGATATCGCGCATCCGATAAACACCGATTTCCGAAAGATGATGGAAGACAGAATTTTCAGCGAATACAAAGAGGTGATGAAAGAGTACGGCTCTGAAATCAACATCGAGCGAAGAGCGCTTGAAGAGGAAGAAAAGAGCAGAAGCGCCTATTAAAACCGCAAGGGGATGGTCGATCGTTCAGCCAGATAGGGAGAGGCTTGTATAAAGGCAGAATAACTGCCAAATGTTCAAATCGGCCTCGTGAAATTCTTCCAACCCCCTATAACCAGGCCCACTATCGGGGAGCTGTTCTCCCTGAGATCCACTATCCTTATCTTCTCCGCTGTGTTTACCGGAATAAGAAAAAGATTATGCCCGTCCCTTTCCAGCAGTTTTGCGGTTACGCCCCCCTCTGACTGGACCGCGTATATCCTCCCCTTCTGTATCCTTTCGCGATCCGCCCCGCGGTCGATAACGACAATATCCCCGCTGGCAAGGTGGGGCCACATCGATTCCCCTGAAACACGGCACGCCACGAGATCCCTCGCCTTGGCGGAGGCGACCTTCAGCGGCCTGACATGCACCACGACCCATTCGATAACATTCTCTTCCGCGATTATCGGTTCCCCCGCCGCTATCTCTCCGTCTACCAGGGGGACGGAAAAATACTCCTCCTCCGAAAGTTGCCTCGGGGGCATCGGCGCGGAAAATCCCCCCCCTTCGTTTTTCAGTTCCACAGGAGGTTCATTCCCCGTAAGGATCCATTCGATGCTTTTCGAAGATATCGCGACGAGCCTCATCAGGATGTCGGCGGACGGGAGCATAACCCCCTCCTCGTAACGCTTGATGGTGGTATGGCTCACGCCAAGCCTTTTGCCGAAGGCGAGTAGCGATTCCCCCCCGCGGAGGGATTTTATTCTCTTTGCGAGGTTTTTTTTATTAACCCGTTTTGTGCGGATTAGTTCAA from Nitrospinota bacterium includes the following:
- a CDS encoding XRE family transcriptional regulator; translated protein: MSIRKVELIRTKRVNKKNLAKRIKSLRGGESLLAFGKRLGVSHTTIKRYEEGVMLPSADILMRLVAISSKSIEWILTGNEPPVELKNEGGGFSAPMPPRQLSEEEYFSVPLVDGEIAAGEPIIAEENVIEWVVVHVRPLKVASAKARDLVACRVSGESMWPHLASGDIVVIDRGADRERIQKGRIYAVQSEGGVTAKLLERDGHNLFLIPVNTAEKIRIVDLRENSSPIVGLVIGGWKNFTRPI
- a CDS encoding 2-isopropylmalate synthase — its product is MPNIVIFDTTLRDGEQAPGFSMNTEEKLQLAHQLAKLKVDVIEAGFPIASEGDFQAVQKIAEKVKGPVICGLARMLENDIITASKALKPARKNRIHTFVSTSDIHLKHQMRKSRPEVIKMTRDGVRLAKSFTPDVEFSAMDASRSDPKFLHEIFYEAIEAGATTINIPDTVGYAIPDEFAELIDGIMANVSNHKKAIFSVHCHNDLGLATANALTAIQHGVRQIECAVNGIGERAGNTSLEEIVMAIKTRKDFFGHATKVKTEEIYKTSKLLSTISGISVQPNKAIVGENAFAHESGIHQDGILKKRETFEIMTAESIGMTGTSMVMGKHSGRHAFSKKIAELGFTLNGDRLNAAFQRFKDLADKKKDVFDEDIEALLGDEVVARGKYHELEYFNITTGNSTLPTATVQLSSKGKDERKTASSTGDGPIDALYHAIDMVTGEKGKLKNYSVKAATPDKDAMAEVTVLVEFGKGQIVRGRAASTDTVEASAHAYINALNRSLVERKGAK
- the ispE gene encoding 4-(cytidine 5'-diphospho)-2-C-methyl-D-erythritol kinase, translating into MTIGTSTPAYFLSPAKINLILKVTGKRKDGYHNIATLFQMVGLYDKLTFAPDTGGKVTVACNVPGMEEKDNIVYKAAMSLWKPGCKGVSIRIEKNIPVSAGLGGGSSNAATALAVLNRFWGLGLSGARLATKAKNLGADVPFFLSAPRAWATGIGERLTPLPNCEKFHILLVNPGISVPTVEIYRHLPPELTTKPGIIKIPRRIREYISYEDTVDFLENDLERTVELRYPLVTLVKKELGRYAQKGVMVSGSGATVFALFKSKNEADAAIKGMKQIGWWCSLVEPLDSMGHLENAFR
- a CDS encoding glycosyltransferase; translation: MDIELKNQPMKISVILPIHNSRTMVGRVIEAYRAIDYPDMELIIVDDGSTDGSSNIASRYNLKIIRQEQSGLAKARNTGWRAATGDFCYFTISDCLPRSDVLTILSKYFKDETVAAAGGTSDIANSQYLLPRLIQSEKTYLHRQLPERVDFLTSNNIVIRKKVLEEVGGFNEGYETSESADTDLSFRIRKAGFDMAFDIRASTLQFFDNSLWNYMVQQYEYGKWKVKLFIDHNDRMTGEYYANILEFFRPLIALMLIVEIPLIFFDPTKNFYMYILLFYTALQFPSPIMMAIKTGRLENLLLAPVTFLRGIARGLGIAAGILKFGI
- the spoVG gene encoding septation regulator SpoVG, giving the protein MNITEVVIRPVEDERLKAYVSLTFEDALVIKDIKIVDGKNGLFVSMPSRRKKNGKYQDIAHPINTDFRKMMEDRIFSEYKEVMKEYGSEINIERRALEEEEKSRSAY